The window AAAATTGGAATCTTAGGTCTTAACGGATCGGGAAAATCTACATTGCTTAAAATAATAGCAGGAGTTGATAAAAACTATCAAGGTGATGTCGTGTTTTCTCCAGGATACTCTGTAGGGTATTTAGAACAAGAACCAGAATTGGATAATGATAAAACAGTTATGGAGATTGTACGTGAAGGTGCAGCAGAAACCGTAGCTATTTTAGATGAATATAATAAAATTAATGACCAGTTTGGATTAGAGGAAGTGTATTCTGATGCAGACAAGATGGAAAAATTAATGAACCGTCAAGCAGAGCTTCAAGATCAAATTGATGCGTCTAATGCTTGGGAGTTAGATACCAAGTTAGAAATTGCTATGGATGCGTTACGTACGCCTGATGGTGATAAAAAGATTGGTGTCTTATCAGGAGGGGAAAGAAGACGTGTCGCTTTGTGTCGTTTATTATTGCAAGAGCCAGATGTATTACTATTGGATGAGCCAACCAATCACTTGGATGCGGAGTCTGTACATTGGTTAGAACATCATTTAGCACAATACAAAGGAACTGTAATTGCAGTAACGCATGATAGATACTTTTTAGATAACGTAGCAGGATGGATTTTAGAACTAGATAGAGGAGAAGGTATTCCATGGAAAGGGAACTATTCGTCTTGGTTAGATCAAAAGTCTAAGCGTATGGCTCAAGAAAGCAAAACAGCGTCTAAGCGTCAAAAGACATTAGAACGTGAGTTAGAATGGGTTAAACAAGGGGCTAAAGGTCGTCAAACAAAGCAGAAGGCACGTTTGAAAAACTATGATAAGTTAATGAGTCAAGACCAGAAACAACTGGACGAAAAACTTGAAATTTACATCCCGAATGGACCGCGTTTAGGGTCTAATGTTATTGATGCTGTTGGGGTAAGTAAAGCTTTTGATGATAAGTTATTATACGAAGATTTAAACTTTAGTTTACCACAGGCAGGAATAGTTGGTATTATTGGTCCAAACGGAGCAGGTAAGACTACTATTTTTAGAATGATTATGGGAGAAGAAACGCCTGATAAAGGTGAATTTAAAACAGGGGAAACTGCAAAGGTATCTTATGTTGATCAAGCGCACTCTAATATAGATCCTGAAAAAACAATTTGGCAAAACTTTAGTGATGAGCAAGAATTGGTGATGATGGGTGGTAAGGAAGTTAATTCTAGAGCCTATTTAAGTCGTTTTAACTTCTCTGGAGGAGAGCAAAACAAAAAAGTAAAATTGTTGTCTGGAGGAGAGCGTAACCGTTTACACTTAGCAATGACACTAAAAGAAGAAGGTAACGTCTTGCTTTTAGATGAGCCTACCAATGATTTAGATGTTAATACATTACGTGCATTAGAGGAAGGTTTAGAGAACTTTGCAGGATGTGCAGTAGTAATTTCTCACGATAGATGGTTTTTAGATAGAGTATGTACTCATATCTTAGCGTTTGAAGGAGACTCTCAAGTGTATTTCTTTGAAGGTGGATTTAGTGAATATGAAGAAAATAAGAAGAACCGTTTAGGTGGAGATTTAATGCCAAAACGTATTAAGTATAAAAAATTAGTGAGATAAGTTGTATCGCTAATTTATGATAATAAAAAAAGCCTGCAAATGCAGGCTTTTTTATTTAGTATAAATGCGTATTATTTATTTTGTAATCCGATAAGTCTAGTTGTTCTAGAGTCTTAAACTTTTTATCAAAAGCATCAATTTCTTTACGCCATTGTTTTTCTGGAGATATAGTATACAGCCCTTTTTTACTTATAATCGCAATTATTAAAATAACAAGATTAAAAATCAAAATACCGATGATTAGTTTACTATCCATTGTTATCGTTTTTTAAGGTTTTTATTTCTTTGTTAAGTCGTTTTACTTTTAGTAAGCTAATGGTTAATAAAGCTAGCGTCGTAATTAAAGCAATAGATAAAATTGTAATCAATTTTTGATGTGATGCTTCAGTAGTTGCTTCAGTTAAATTTTGTAGTAAAAATAAAAAAGAGGGGTTCATATGTTGTTAGTGTTAATATTATTTACTTCTTTTGGTACCAATCTAATTGTACAACCTCAATCTTAGAATTACCAGCATTAACTAACGTTTTAAATTGAGCAACATCACTTAAGCCATCTGTACCTCTGTAATGATAAGGAAAGACTTGTTTCGGTTTAAAGTCTAAAACAGCGCTAACAGCACTACCTACTGTCATGGTGTATGGTAAATTCATACAAACAAAGGCTTTGTCTATATTTTTAAGTTGTCTCATTTCTGGAATGTCTTCCGTATCTCCAGAGATATAAATACGTTGGCCTCCAATAGTTAAAACATAACCATTACCACGTCCTTTAGAGTGGAATTTTAGAGCTTCTTCACGCAAATTGTACATTGGTATAGCCTCTATTATAGTGTTGTTAACCACAGAAGTTTCACCATTAGTAATCACATTAAAGTTTGGCTTAAAATCTTCAGGAAACTTATCCACTACCGCTTGTGGAGCAACTATTAAAGCGTTTTTTAAATCTAAAGCTTTTAAAGTGTCAAAACTTAAATGGTCACCATGTATATCTGTAATTAAAACTATAGTCGGTTCTTTTTGACCCTCAAAAGCTTCTTTTCCTCCAGTTGGATCCACATAAATAGTTTCTTTACCATAATTTAAAACCATAGTAGCATGTGTAATAGGGCTGATTTCCACTGTGCTTACTGTTGTTGAGGTTGTATTTTTATCCACTTTAATAGGGTCAGTTTTTGTTTCATTTTTGCAACTATTTAAAAACAAAGTCATTGTAAATAAGGCTACTGCTATTTTTTTCATTTTTTTAATTTTGTTTTAAAGATACTTACTTTTTTTTCTTTTAAATATACTGTAACATTTTAATAACAATTAATACTTATAATATGAGCAGTAAATATTTTCACAACTAATATTTTTTAACGAAATTGCTTACGTTAAATTTATCCAACCTTAAAAACAATAATATATATGTCTGATGATTTTGATTTATTAGAAACAAACTCTAATGAAAAAACCGAAAAAGTAGATGTCAATTGGGGAAAAGCAATTGATACCATGAAATCTAAATTAGCACAAGAAGATGATCCAGAAAGTCGTCAGAAAATCTTGAATGCCACTTTGGATGATGTTGTCGGTATGGCAGAAAAGGATCGTACATCGCTTTTAGACGCTATTAAAGACTTAACAGATTACCAAGATGAGGTTGGTATCTTATTCGAGCGTTTTTCTTCATTAAACGAAAAAGAACAAAAAGTAATTGACGATGCTCAAAAAGCATTAGAGCGTTCAAAAATCGAATTGGAAGATGCACAAAACAAACCAGATACTTGGTGGAATAATCTTTGGGGACGTAAAAGCAAAATCAAAAGTGCAGAAAAAGCTTTAGAAGCTTCAGAAAAAGTACGCGCTGGAGCAGACAACAAAGCAAAAGCGATGTTTCAAGAGCGTATTGAGAGTGCAGACATCCAAACCTTATTAAGTGAGTTGTCTTACAAATCTCAAGCCGCAATAACGCGACTTAAAAATCGTGAGGTAGAAATTAAAGAAGTAGAAGATAAATTGCAAGTAGCAATTGTAGAGGCTTCTAAAAACCATACCAAAGCTTTAGAGAAAAAAGCAGAAACTGAAGCTAAGCTAGAAACGCAATATGCCTTATTAAAACAAGCACGTCAAGCCTTAGAAGAAGTTGCAGATAAACAAACCACAGAATATTCTGAAGCCTTATCTAAAGTTACTAAGCTAGAACAAGTAGTAGAAGAGTTAGAAGGACTTAAAAATGCCTACACAACTCTTGCAGCCTCTAAGGATAGTTTTGTACATAAACATAATTTGACAATTAAAGTATTAACGTCATTACGTAGTAATTTACAAACGCATCGTGCTAAGTTAAAGTCGGATACGGAAGAGCGTGTAAAGTATTATGATGGTTATGTTGTCGCTTTAAAAGCACGTACAGATCAAGAATTTGCTGCTATTTTAGAACATTTAGGAGTAAAAACAGACGAGCATATCGGAGAAACTCTAGCATCAATGCATACAGCAAGTGCTAAAGCACGTCAAGAAATGATGGATAATATTCCAGTACACGAAAAGGTTATGCAAGGGGTATACCGTAGTTATGCAGAGGCTTTACATGAGATTAGAGCTAAAGATGTAGACATTCAAAAGAATTTTGCAGACCGTTACGGTATCGACATGAAAGAGATTTTTGAAGAGTACTATAACTCAGAAGACGGAACACCTTCTGGAGATGATGCACCAGCAGGAGCGCCAAAACCACAAGCCGGAAACGACGATTTACTTGGATAGTAACATTACTAGTAAGTCAAACAACATATGCTTATTAAAATAAATAAGTAATTACATAGTTTGAGCGTTACCTACTTTAGCCCTTAAAAGCTAAAGTAGGTCAGGCTTTCCGCTAAATCTTTTTTTGCCATATATGGCAGCAAAAAAAGGATACCGCATCAATCCTTAACGCGCTTACTCAAACACTTACTCAAATTAAAAGACCTCACAGGTTTTAAAACCTGCGAGGTCTAATTTAAAGTCACAAATTGTGGTCATCAATTATTCGCCACTAAAAATCATCTACTAAAAAACCATGTCAATAAGCCACATCGTTACACCTTTAGATTCAGCTACATTAGATAGTAAAGATCAATATGTGTTTTATCACCAAAAAGTAGATTTTGCGTTAAAAGAGTTAATTGTTGGCGTGCAACAAAATGGATTGTGCACACCACAAGAAATTATATTTTTTAAACAATATTGCGATTTACTGTTATATTCAATCGAAGCCATGCGTGTCAAATACATGTATGACGAAGAAGATAACATGAAGGTAGACGTTACAGACTCTGGGTTTCCTAATTATTTAGAATTTAGATATCTATATAACGATTTATCATTACGTAATAATTACTTAGACAAACTAAAAGACGTCTCTGTACTTCAAGACGAATTTTTAGACCAATTGCTACGTAAAAAAGAACCCGTAAGACGCGATAAATTATTTCAAGCCGCTTCAATAGTGTATTACACTTCTGTAGAGCAGCAATATATATTTAACCGTTTTGTACAAGGTAAAATAATAAAAGCACCAGAAAATAGTGAAGCAAAATTCATGACCAGTTGGAGTTTTTATGATGTCTCATTAAACAGACCATTTGTATGTTTTATGTACTTTGATTATGATGGTAACGATCCACATAAAGAAAAAGAAGAAATTTACGATGCGCTAAAAACAGTGGCAGATCGTAAAATGAATATGGATACTATGGCTTATGGTATTGACAAGCGTTTAAAAAACGTCTTTCCAAAACACTTTAAGCGTTTAGATATAGGTGCCTTTCATAACGTATTTGCTAAAGATGATAACGATTTAACCCATACGATTTTAGAAGCGATAGGTAAAAAAGAGATCCCTTTGGAGTCTTATGCATTATCTCTTAAAGTTCACGAAGTTTTTCCTGGTGGGACCTTTAAAGAAGGAGGTTACTTTAGTAAACAAACACTTCAAAACTGGAGTACTCCTGTTAAACAAGGTTATGTTTTTGCACCACATCGTATCATTCAATTATTATACAACAAAAACCCTGAGATTATGAATAAGTTGGCAAAGCCGCCTTTTCAAATCGCAGATTTTAATTTTAAAAAATAGAAAACACGCAACAGTTGGTCGTTTTAAGCCTTCAGCGGGAAAAATAAATCATTATAAACTTATTATAAGGACTTAATGAGTAACGCAAATTTTTACTCGACTAAAGACTATCCTAAATAAATAGGTTGAGATTAATTTTTTAATTGATAGAAGCTATAGATTTTACTTTTGAATGCCGCTATAGTTCAGAAGAAAAAAATAATTTTAAAGTAAAAGAAAAGAAGTTGTTATACTTCTTATATATAAGATTACTAATTCCGAAAAATTCGGATTTTAAAAAAAAACAGCAGCAAAAGTAGTTAGTATGCAATGCATATTTAAAATTACCAACTGCAAACTGAAGACTAAAAAAAATGGAACACAATTCAACTTTCCCTATAAAAAAATCAGAATTAGACGTTTTACGTGACGAAGCTTCATCTTACCTAAAAAGTATTAGTTGGGAGCAAGGTGGACGCGCAAAGAGTAAAGATAAAAACGCTAAAGACGAATCGATATTATTATACTTATCAAAAGCAAATAATGGGTCGTCAACAGCTATTACTTCCGTTTCTAAAACTATTTTAGCTTTAAAAAAACGATTATTACCGGACTCTGTAGCAATACCTATTCTTTTAAATCAAACATTGTATGCTGTCCAAGAAGGATTGACTTTAGGGATTTGGATAAAAGATAGTTATTATGATGCCTCAGGATTGTCTAGTCTTAACGAACGTAAATCGGCTTTAAATAGTGATGGTAAAAGAGAGTACGAAAGTAAAATGCAAACCGCTAGTGCGTTTATGTTATTTGCTTCTGCTTATAAAATATTACACTTATTAAAACCTCATGCGTCAGACGATTTAAGCGTTATGAAGCAAAAGTTTGCAGGGATTCCGGAGCTTTCTTTAATGTCGCCATTAAAAGGTGTGTCTTGTGCTTTGTTTTACTATGATAAATATTTAGCACATCCAGATATTGTTAAGTCAGATAAAGATGTAGCCGATTTTACAGTAGTTTATTTTGAAGCGTTGATTGACGAAATTAATTTACGTAAAAGTAGTTTAGAGTACACAGAGACTATTGTCGATAGAACGTATAAACTAGAAAATAGCGAGTTTGCTATTTCAGGATGGGAAAACACCTTTCAAGGGACTGCAAAAAGTATTGAATTTAATAAAATACAGTTTGATCAGATAGTAGGTAACAGAGATGCTAAACACTTTGCAAGACGTTTAACAGAGCGTATGTTAAGTTATGATTTTGAAGCGAAGAAAAATCCATTTCAAGAATTGGGTGGTTTTATGCCTGTTTTTATGGGATATGGTATTCCTGGAACAGGAAAAAGTATGTTAATTGCGGCCATAGCAACACGATTAAAAGAACATAGTGATAATTTAGATATTCCATTTTTGTTTCATCCGATGCCTGATACTTTAATCAGTACGTTTCAAGGGGGATCTGCAGAGAAAATGGTGGACTGGATGAAGCCTATGCAAGATCCAACTAAATTAATCTTTGCGCCAATTGATGATGCAGAGAATAACTTGCAAGAACGTACAGCACAAGGTGTGTCCGCAGGTGTAAAAGAAGTTATTGGAGTGTTTTTAAGATATACAGAAGGGGCGTATGCTGTTAATTACGGAAACAGCTCGATTGGGTTGTTTACTAACCTTCCTGAAATGTTAGATAAAGCCATTATTTCTCGTGTCCAAGGTCGTTTTAAAATTGACGGGGCGCGTAGTGAACATGACTTTTTAGATCAAGATCATCTATGGTGGAGAAAATTAGATAAAACAATGCCTGACTTTGTAAATATGCAAGGACCGGACGGCTATAAGTATTTACAAGATCAAGGTTTGGCTACAAATATGGGAGAAATCTTAAACGTGTCTGACAAACCAACAGAACTACGTGTGTTTGATGCTTATGATAAAGCAGAAAAATTACATAAAACGACAGATCACTTGTTTTATGCGACGTTGTATAAAGAGATTCAGAAAATATTTCCATTTTTCTCTTCTCGTGATGTTAGAAACATACAAAGCGCAATATCATTGCGTTTAACCGATTTCGATTTAGAGCAAAGTTGGTTTGATAACCCAGAAACCTATTTCAAAAAAGATTATCAAACAAAGTTAAATATGCTTCAAGAATTAATGAAGTCTAACATGAAAGGTTTAAACTTTTCTGAAATTAGAAGACAAGAAGTAGTGCGTTACTTGGATAACGTGGCAACTATTGCAGATACAGACTTTAAACGTAAAGTTGATGCTAGAATAAATCAATTAAATATAGAAACCAAAGCAAGAGAATCATTTGGTAATGGTCAATAAAATTAAAGATATAGTTATAACAACCTTATCAAAGGGTTGGGCAACACTAAACGAAGTATCATTTTCATATCAAATGAAAAATGAGACATGGGTGACTCAAAAACGAGAATCTTATGACCGTG is drawn from Psychroserpens sp. NJDZ02 and contains these coding sequences:
- the ettA gene encoding energy-dependent translational throttle protein EttA — encoded protein: MSDDKKVIFSMSGLTKTFQSAQTPVLKNIYLSFFYGAKIGILGLNGSGKSTLLKIIAGVDKNYQGDVVFSPGYSVGYLEQEPELDNDKTVMEIVREGAAETVAILDEYNKINDQFGLEEVYSDADKMEKLMNRQAELQDQIDASNAWELDTKLEIAMDALRTPDGDKKIGVLSGGERRRVALCRLLLQEPDVLLLDEPTNHLDAESVHWLEHHLAQYKGTVIAVTHDRYFLDNVAGWILELDRGEGIPWKGNYSSWLDQKSKRMAQESKTASKRQKTLERELEWVKQGAKGRQTKQKARLKNYDKLMSQDQKQLDEKLEIYIPNGPRLGSNVIDAVGVSKAFDDKLLYEDLNFSLPQAGIVGIIGPNGAGKTTIFRMIMGEETPDKGEFKTGETAKVSYVDQAHSNIDPEKTIWQNFSDEQELVMMGGKEVNSRAYLSRFNFSGGEQNKKVKLLSGGERNRLHLAMTLKEEGNVLLLDEPTNDLDVNTLRALEEGLENFAGCAVVISHDRWFLDRVCTHILAFEGDSQVYFFEGGFSEYEENKKNRLGGDLMPKRIKYKKLVR
- a CDS encoding MBL fold metallo-hydrolase, which translates into the protein MKKIAVALFTMTLFLNSCKNETKTDPIKVDKNTTSTTVSTVEISPITHATMVLNYGKETIYVDPTGGKEAFEGQKEPTIVLITDIHGDHLSFDTLKALDLKNALIVAPQAVVDKFPEDFKPNFNVITNGETSVVNNTIIEAIPMYNLREEALKFHSKGRGNGYVLTIGGQRIYISGDTEDIPEMRQLKNIDKAFVCMNLPYTMTVGSAVSAVLDFKPKQVFPYHYRGTDGLSDVAQFKTLVNAGNSKIEVVQLDWYQKK
- a CDS encoding microtubule-binding protein, with translation MSDDFDLLETNSNEKTEKVDVNWGKAIDTMKSKLAQEDDPESRQKILNATLDDVVGMAEKDRTSLLDAIKDLTDYQDEVGILFERFSSLNEKEQKVIDDAQKALERSKIELEDAQNKPDTWWNNLWGRKSKIKSAEKALEASEKVRAGADNKAKAMFQERIESADIQTLLSELSYKSQAAITRLKNREVEIKEVEDKLQVAIVEASKNHTKALEKKAETEAKLETQYALLKQARQALEEVADKQTTEYSEALSKVTKLEQVVEELEGLKNAYTTLAASKDSFVHKHNLTIKVLTSLRSNLQTHRAKLKSDTEERVKYYDGYVVALKARTDQEFAAILEHLGVKTDEHIGETLASMHTASAKARQEMMDNIPVHEKVMQGVYRSYAEALHEIRAKDVDIQKNFADRYGIDMKEIFEEYYNSEDGTPSGDDAPAGAPKPQAGNDDLLG
- a CDS encoding AAA family ATPase — encoded protein: MEHNSTFPIKKSELDVLRDEASSYLKSISWEQGGRAKSKDKNAKDESILLYLSKANNGSSTAITSVSKTILALKKRLLPDSVAIPILLNQTLYAVQEGLTLGIWIKDSYYDASGLSSLNERKSALNSDGKREYESKMQTASAFMLFASAYKILHLLKPHASDDLSVMKQKFAGIPELSLMSPLKGVSCALFYYDKYLAHPDIVKSDKDVADFTVVYFEALIDEINLRKSSLEYTETIVDRTYKLENSEFAISGWENTFQGTAKSIEFNKIQFDQIVGNRDAKHFARRLTERMLSYDFEAKKNPFQELGGFMPVFMGYGIPGTGKSMLIAAIATRLKEHSDNLDIPFLFHPMPDTLISTFQGGSAEKMVDWMKPMQDPTKLIFAPIDDAENNLQERTAQGVSAGVKEVIGVFLRYTEGAYAVNYGNSSIGLFTNLPEMLDKAIISRVQGRFKIDGARSEHDFLDQDHLWWRKLDKTMPDFVNMQGPDGYKYLQDQGLATNMGEILNVSDKPTELRVFDAYDKAEKLHKTTDHLFYATLYKEIQKIFPFFSSRDVRNIQSAISLRLTDFDLEQSWFDNPETYFKKDYQTKLNMLQELMKSNMKGLNFSEIRRQEVVRYLDNVATIADTDFKRKVDARINQLNIETKARESFGNGQ